In Pseudomonas fluorescens, a genomic segment contains:
- a CDS encoding amino acid ABC transporter ATP-binding protein: MSALIEFRGFNKFFGDQQVLKGIDLSVQSGEVVVILGPSGCGKSTLLRCLNGLEAAHSGSLRFAGKELLAKHTDWRQVRQDVGMVFQSYHLFPHMSVLDNLLLGPLKVQKREPREARAQAEKLLDRVGLADKRDAYPRQLSGGQQQRIAIVRSLCMNPQVMLFDEVTAALDPEMVKEVLEVIQGLARDGMTLLIVTHEMAFARAVADRVVFMEAGRILEHNTPEEFFTNPQTARAQQFLEKFSFVSTLPKKTQELELI; encoded by the coding sequence ATGAGCGCACTGATCGAGTTCCGGGGTTTCAATAAGTTCTTCGGCGACCAGCAGGTGCTCAAGGGCATCGACCTGAGTGTGCAAAGCGGCGAAGTGGTGGTGATCCTCGGCCCCAGCGGCTGTGGCAAAAGCACGTTGCTGCGCTGCCTCAACGGCTTGGAAGCAGCCCATAGCGGCAGCCTGCGGTTTGCCGGCAAGGAGCTGCTGGCGAAACACACGGATTGGCGCCAGGTACGCCAGGATGTGGGCATGGTGTTCCAGAGCTACCACCTGTTCCCCCATATGAGCGTGCTCGACAACCTGCTGCTCGGCCCGCTGAAAGTGCAAAAGCGCGAGCCCCGCGAAGCGCGCGCCCAGGCAGAAAAACTGTTGGACCGCGTCGGCCTGGCCGACAAGCGCGACGCCTACCCGCGCCAGCTTTCCGGCGGCCAGCAGCAACGCATCGCTATCGTCCGTTCGTTGTGCATGAACCCCCAGGTCATGCTGTTTGACGAAGTCACCGCCGCCCTCGACCCGGAGATGGTCAAGGAAGTGCTGGAAGTGATCCAGGGCCTGGCCCGCGACGGCATGACCCTGCTGATCGTCACCCACGAAATGGCCTTCGCCCGCGCCGTGGCCGACCGCGTGGTGTTCATGGAGGCCGGTCGCATCCTCGAACACAACACCCCCGAAGAATTCTTTACGAACCCGCAAACCGCACGCGCGCAGCAGTTCCTGGAGAAGTTCTCCTTTGTTTCAACACTGCCCAAGAAAACCCAGGAACTGGAGCTGATATGA
- a CDS encoding transporter substrate-binding domain-containing protein, whose protein sequence is MKKLLLPLFAVALLAGCDKKAEEPAKPAAAVSYIDKIKARDKLIVGVFTDKPPFGFVNEAGRYVGFDTDIGRRFAKDLLGDENKVEFVAVEPASRIPFLQSDKVDLILANMTVTPERKDAVDFTNPNLKVAVQALVPNDSPVKSLDDLATRTTIVTTGTTADIWLTKNHPDWKLLKFEKNSESLQALSAGRGDAYAQDNLVLFSWAKQNPGYRVLEQKLGDEAPIAPAVKKGNIELRDWVNAELAKLGEEKFLLKLYDQYVRKELSDDTKPESVIVEGGKWQG, encoded by the coding sequence ATGAAAAAGTTACTGCTGCCACTGTTTGCCGTTGCCTTACTGGCCGGCTGCGATAAAAAGGCCGAAGAGCCCGCTAAACCTGCCGCCGCCGTGAGTTACATCGACAAGATCAAGGCGCGCGACAAACTCATCGTTGGCGTGTTCACCGACAAACCACCGTTCGGCTTTGTCAACGAAGCCGGGCGCTACGTCGGCTTCGATACCGACATCGGCCGCCGATTCGCCAAGGACTTGCTGGGCGATGAGAACAAAGTCGAATTCGTCGCCGTCGAGCCGGCCAGCCGTATTCCCTTCCTGCAAAGCGACAAGGTCGACCTGATCCTCGCCAATATGACCGTGACGCCCGAGCGCAAGGACGCGGTGGACTTCACCAACCCCAACCTGAAAGTCGCGGTACAGGCCCTGGTGCCCAACGACAGCCCGGTCAAGAGCCTGGATGACCTGGCTACCCGCACCACCATCGTCACCACCGGCACCACGGCCGATATCTGGCTGACCAAGAACCACCCGGACTGGAAACTGCTCAAGTTCGAGAAAAACTCCGAGTCGTTGCAGGCGCTGTCGGCCGGGCGTGGCGATGCGTACGCGCAAGACAACCTGGTGCTGTTCAGCTGGGCCAAGCAGAACCCGGGCTACCGCGTGTTGGAACAGAAACTCGGCGACGAGGCCCCGATCGCGCCAGCGGTGAAGAAGGGCAATATCGAATTGCGTGACTGGGTGAATGCCGAGTTGGCGAAGCTGGGTGAGGAGAAGTTCTTGCTCAAGTTATATGACCAATATGTGCGCAAAGAACTGAGCGACGACACCAAGCCTGAGAGTGTGATTGTCGAAGGCGGGAAGTGGCAGGGGTGA